Proteins from a single region of Kluyveromyces lactis strain NRRL Y-1140 chromosome A complete sequence:
- the ARG4 gene encoding argininosuccinate lyase ARG4 (highly similar to uniprot|P04076 Saccharomyces cerevisiae YHR018C ARG4 Argininosuccinate lyase catalyzes the final step in the arginine biosynthesis pathway), with the protein MAEKQKLWGGRFTGETDPLMHLYNASLPYDYKMYKADLEGTKVYTSGLQKIGLLTEDELSKIHAGLKQIEQEWSDGSFVREADDEDIHTANERRLGEIIGRGIAGKVHTGRSRNDQVATDMRIYCRDILNGTVLPALSSLIKVILQRAEEEIDVLMPGYTHLQRAQPIRWAHWLSCYATYFTEDYKRLQQIVERLNVSPLGAGALAGHPYGIDREFLAAGLNFNGVIGNSLTAVADRDFVVEIMFWGSLFMNHISRFAEDLIIYSTAEFGFIQLSDAYSTGSSLMPQKKNPDSLELLRGKSGRVFGQLAGFLMSIKSIPSTYNKDMQEDKEPLFDCLTTVEHSILIATGVISTLAIHKEKMEGALTMDMLATDLADYLVRKGVPFRETHHISGQAVALAESLNVSGIDKINLQQYKSIDERFEQDVFEVFNFEKSVERRDATGGTAKVAVLKQLKNLASQL; encoded by the coding sequence ATGGCtgagaaacaaaaattgTGGGGTGGTAGATTCACTGGTGAGACTGATCCATTGATGCATTTATACAATGCATCATTACCATATGATTATAAGATGTACAAGGCAGATTTAGAAGGTACTAAAGTGTACACCAGTGGTTTGCAAAAAATTGGCTTGTTGACTGAGGATGAATTGAGTAAGATTCATGCTGGTTTGAAGcaaattgaacaagaatgGAGCGATGGTTCGTTCGTTAGAGAAGCGGATGACGAAGATATCCATACTGCCaatgaaagaagattgGGTGAGATTATTGGTCGCGGAATTGCTGGTAAGGTCCATACCGGTAGGTCTCGTAACGATCAAGTGGCTACTGACATGAGAATATACTGTCGTGATATCTTGAACGGTACTGTGTTGCCAGCTCTATCGTCTTTGATTAAGGTTATCTTACAAAgagctgaagaagagatagATGTACTAATGCCAGGGTACACCCATTTGCAAAGAGCTCAACCAATTAGATGGGCTCACTGGTTGTCCTGTTATGCGACTTATTTCACAGAAGATTACAAGAGACTGCAACAGATCGTGGAAAGATTGAACGTGTCTCCATTGGGTGCTGGTGCCCTTGCTGGTCATCCATACGGCATTGATAGGGAGTTTTTGGCTGCAGGTTTGAATTTCAATGGTGTCATTGGTAACTCTTTGACTGCAGTTGCTGATAGAGATTTCGTTGTTGAAATTATGTTCTGGGGTTCTTTGTTCATGAACCATATTTCCCGTTTCGCTGAGGATCTAATTATTTACTCCACAGCGGAATTCGGTTTCATCCAATTGTCCGATGCTTATTCCActggttcttctttaatgccacagaagaagaacccAGATTCTTTGGAACTTTTGAGAGGTAAGTCAGGTAGAGTCTTTGGTCAATTGGCTGGTTTCTTGATGTCTATCAAGTCAATCCCTTCCACGTATAACAAGGACATGCAAGAGGACAAAGAACCATTATTCGATTGTTTGACCACTGTGGAACATTCTATTCTAATTGCCACTGGTGTTATTTCCACTTTGGCAATTCACAAGGAGAAAATGGAAGGTGCTCTAACAATGGATATGTTAGCTACAGACCTTGCAGATTATCTAGTCAGAAAAGGTGTTCCATTCAGAGAAACCCATCATATCTCCGGCCAAGCCGTTGCCCTTGCTGAATCTTTGAACGTATCTGGTATTGACAAGATCAACTTGCAACAGTACaagtcaattgatgaaagattcGAACAAGATGTTTTCGAAGTGTTTAACTTCGAAAAGAGcgttgaaagaagagatgCCACTGGTGGTACTGCCAAGGTTGCTGttttgaaacaattgaagaatctAGCATCTCAATTATGA
- the MIP6 gene encoding Mip6p (similar to uniprot|P39684 Saccharomyces cerevisiae or to YHR015W uniprot|P38760 Saccharomyces cerevisiae), which produces MSFEAESSLTLSDIPLNIQRNNNIHHHGNSKYSLVKGLMGKTVKNERCNSKKEEENTAEQSDDDEDDENNNGNSSNNHHQHHGRGEKSYQHQNQLHSATDSRGSSSTDTTSTGSDVVNLSNSKHSTQQTNTMKSEKQTALFIGDLPGNVTEDMLHNIFNKFKSFNSVKICVDSNTKKSLGYGYLNFGDPKDAENAVDEYNYMPIFGREIRMMPSLRNTYFRKNIGTNVFFSNLPLDNTKLTTRVFYDEFKKFGKILSCKLDRRKNIGFIYFENDAAAKEAIKQYNGKEFFDSTIMCGVHFDRNVRKSPEFEQKINRINNLTVVKEKLEMEDDNNVTTDPSENGKKDVVAGNDTDDDDDDKAVGNATKSLVEETNKESKNTKLPHPNAIFVKNLPINPSHDNLLNFFSKIGPVKSVYTSDVSKFDSSWAFITYKRIQDTKTAIEKLNGCKYMKRTIEVKKTERHHLEESQFENNTRPNNYKKTVFLTNLSVICNEEFLNFLCGQERIKTERVVVRYYEEKTDTYSGYVRCASRNDAQRLFELMENKLLGDSEVKASWQQPKDVKLIEVEPSYRNHDNNGNTSNDRRSRGSKHGYVYRAPAPNYRPPKNVRNFNKPSGSRVSQNPQMIYHHPNPYHQLQQQHYIGNIHQPMVPRAAAVMGDSSINKGVGIGISIEEPSRKAYSYEAKKQLITMLKKETKRCIDFLQHPVATRDENVSTIASYIMDVYYKPNYDTLAQLLLLKTGNNYYERVFQSQVELAIEKLGLQER; this is translated from the coding sequence ATGTCATTCGAAGCTGAATCCTCGTTGACGTTAAGTGATATTCCTTTGAATATTCAAAGgaataataatatacaTCATCATGGTAACAGTAAATACTCGCTTGTGAAAGGTTTGATGGGTAAGACTGTTAAGAATGAAAGGTGTAATTCCAAGAAGGAGGAAGAGAATACCGCTGAACaaagtgatgatgatgaagatgacgaaaaTAATAACGGTAATAGTAGTAATAATCACCATCAGCATCACGGCAGAGGTGAGAAATCTTATCAGCATCAAAACCAACTGCATTCAGCAACTGATTCAAGAGGTTCATCCAGTACCGATACCACGTCAACTGGCAGCGATGTAGttaatctttcaaattcaaaacattCCACTCAACAGACTAATACCATGAAATCAGAGAAACAAACTGCATTATTTATTGGAGATTTACCAGGTAACGTCACTGAAGATATGTTGCATAATATATTTAACAAgttcaaatctttcaattcagtCAAGATTTGTGTTGATTCGAATACCAAGAAGTCATTAGGTTATGGCTACTTGAACTTTGGCGATCCCAAAGATGCAGAAAATGCAGTTGATGAGTATAATTACATGCCGATCTTTGGAAGAGAAATAAGAATGATGCCATCATTGAGAAACACTTATTTCAGAAAGAACATTGGTACCAATGTGTTCTTTTCTAATTTGCCCCTAGACAACACAAAATTGACGACAAGAGTATTTTAtgatgaattcaagaaGTTTGGAAAGATATTATCATGTAAATTGGatagaagaaagaacatTGGATTCATTTATTTCGAGAATGATGCTGCAGCCAAGGAGGCAATCAAACAGTACAATGGTaaagaattctttgattctacTATCATGTGTGGAGTtcattttgatagaaatgTGAGGAAATCACCggaatttgaacaaaagattAATAGGATCAACAATTTAACCGTCGTCAAAGAGAAATTAGAAATGGAGGATGATAACAATGTTACAACTGATCCTTCTGAAAATGGCAAGAAAGATGTGGTGGCTGGTAATGATactgacgatgatgatgatgataaagcTGTTGGTAATGCAACGAAGTCTTTGGtagaagaaacaaacaaagaGAGTAAAAACACCAAATTACCTCATCCCAATGCTATATTCGTTAAGAACTTACCAATTAACCCGAGCCATGATAActtgttgaatttcttcagcaaGATTGGGCCTGTTAAATCTGTGTACACGTCAGATGTTTCCAAATTCGATTCCTCTTGGGCCTTTATCACTTATAAAAGAATCCAGGATACAAAGACAGCCATTGAGAAGCTAAACGGCTGTAAATACATGAAAAGAACCATTGAAGtgaagaaaacagaaagaCATCATTTAGAAGAAagtcaatttgaaaacaatacCAGGCCAAATAATTACAAAAAGACTGTTTTCCTAACCAATTTAAGCGTAATCTGTAACGAAGAGTTCTTAAACTTCCTTTGTGgtcaagaaagaatcaagaCTGAAAGGGTGGTTGTTAGATACTACGAAGAAAAAACTGACACTTACTCTGGATACGTTAGATGTGCTTCAAGAAATGATGCTCAACGGTTGTTTGAATTGATGGAAAATAAGCTATTAGGTGATTCTGAAGTAAAGGCTTCTTGGCAACAACCCAAGGATGTTAAATTAATTGAAGTTGAGCCATCTTATCGTAACCATGATAATAATGGTAACACGTCGAACGATAGAAGAAGTCGTGGTTCTAAACATGGATATGTGTACAGGGCTCCTGCTCCAAACTACAGGCCACCTAAAAATGTCCggaatttcaacaaaccaAGTGGTTCCAGAGTATCTCAGAATCCACAGATGATATACCATCATCCGAATCCTTATCACCAACTACAGCAACAGCATTATATTGGGAACATTCACCAACCTATGGTTCCTAGAGCTGCAGCTGTTATGGGAGACTCTAGCATTAATAAAGGCGTTGGAATCGGTATTAGTATCGAAGAACCATCAAGAAAAGCTTACAGTTACGAGGCTAAAAAACAATTGATCACCATGTTAAAGAAGGAGACTAAGAGATGCATTGACTTCTTGCAGCATCCAGTTGCCACTAGGGATGAAAATGTTTCTACTATTGCTTCCTATATTATGGATGTATACTACAAACCAAATTATGACACTTTGGCACAACTCTTGTTGTTAAAGACGGGCAACAATTATTACGAAAGAGTTTTCCAAAGCCAAGTGGAACTTGCCATTGAAAAGCTTGGTCTACAAGAAAGATAG
- the DED81 gene encoding asparagine--tRNA ligase DED81 (highly similar to uniprot|P38707 Saccharomyces cerevisiae YHR019C DED81 Cytosolic asparaginyl-tRNA synthetase required for protein synthesis catalyzes the specific attachment of asparagine to its cognate tRNA) produces MSVYVNEFSGVDESTVAGTEQQPFKTAAFALYSKAESEPKEIYVFKKEDDGAEGAYVEISASALKKAKKGVEGLKKKAAKQKELEQKQQEQEAKNAAKKLEAMNITIEEDLSLPKAERRKIRSAYDAVDKRVKVSGWVHRLRNNKSVVFIILRDGTGFLQTVLTGDLARSYQIVNLTLETTITLYGTIKVVPESKSAPGGVELFVDYFEIVGPAPSGENAFTNRVQENADPSILLDQRHLMLRGETLSAVMKVRAALMKSIRRVYDEEGLTEVNPPCMVQTQVEGGSTLFKLDYYGEEAFLTQSSQLYLETCLAALGDVYCIQESFRAEKSHTRRHLSEYTHIEAELCFLDFDDLLSHIERVITKTIQYVLEDPVAGPLVKKLNPNFQAPQLPFKRMEYKDAIEWLKEHGIKNEEDKEFQFGDDIAEAAERKMTDTIGVPILLTRFPLEIKSFYMKRCDDDKRVTESVDVLMPTVGEITGGSMRIDDTEELMAGFKREGIDPAPYYWFIDQRKYGTCPHGGYGLGTERILAWLCDRFTVRDCSLYPRFSGRCKP; encoded by the coding sequence ATGTCAGTTTATGTCAACGAATTCAGTGGTGTTGACGAGTCAACCGTTGCTGGTACCGAGCAACAGCCATTTAAGACCGCTGCATTTGCTCTTTATAGCAAGGCTGAAAGTGAGCCAAAGGAAATTTATGTTTTCAAGAAGGAAGACGATGGAGCAGAAGGCGCGTACGTCGAGATTAGTGCTAgtgctttgaagaaggcCAAGAAGGGTGTTGAAGgcttgaagaagaaggctgCTAAGCAAAAGGAATTGGAGCAGAAACAGCAGGAACAAGAGGCTAAGAATGCTGCTAAGAAGCTAGAAGCTATGAACATcaccattgaagaagatttaaGTTTACCAAAGGCAGAACGCCGGAAGATCCGGTCTGCTTACGATGCGGTAGACAAGAGAGTTAAGGTTTCCGGTTGGGTTCACAGACTACGTAACAATAAGTCTGttgtcttcatcatcttgaGAGATGGTACTGGGTTCTTGCAAACTGTGTTGACTGGTGATTTGGCTAGATCTTACCAAATCGTCAATTTGACTTTAGAAACTACAATCACATTGTATGGTACCATAAAGGTGGTTCCAGAGAGCAAGAGTGCACCAGGTGGTGTTGAATTATTCGTCGAttactttgaaattgttgGCCCGGCACCATCCGGTGAAAATGCTTTCACCAACAGAGTTCAAGAAAATGCTGATCCTTCGATTCTTTTGGATCAAAGACATCTAATGTTGAGAGGTGAAACACTGTCCGCTGTAATGAAGGTGCGTGCtgctttgatgaaatctATTCGTCGTGTATACGATGAAGAGGGACTAACTGAGGTCAACCCACCATGTATGGTGCAGACTCAAGTCGAAGGTGGATCCACTTTGTTTAAACTAGACTACTACGGTGAAGAAGCTTTCTTGACCCAATCCTCCCAATTGTACTTGGAAACATGTTTGGCTGCATTGGGTGACGTTTACTGTATTCAAGAATCCTTCAGAGCTGAGAAGTCTCATACAAGAAGACATTTGTCCGAATATACCCATATCGAAGCGGAATTGTGTTTCTTGGACTTTGACGATTTATTGTCACACATCGAACGTGTCATCACTAAGACCATCCAATACGTGCTAGAAGACCCGGTTGCTGGTCCTTTGgtcaagaaattgaaccCTAATTTCCAAGCACCTCAACTTCCTTTCAAGAGAATGGAGTACAAGGATGCCATCGAATGGTTAAAAGAACACGGTATTAAGAACGAGGAAGATAAAGAGTTCCAATTTGGTGACGATATCGCTGAAGCTGcagaaagaaagatgacTGACACCATCGgtgttccaattcttttgaCTAGATTCCCATTGgaaatcaaatctttctaCATGAAACGTTGTGACGACGACAAACGTGTTACCGAATCTGTCGACGTCTTGATGCCAACTGTCGGTGAAATCACTGGTGGTTCTATGAGAATCGACGACactgaagaattgatgGCCGGTTTCAAGCGTGAAGGTATCGACCCTGCTCCATACTACTGGTTCATCGACCAAAGAAAATACGGTACTTGTCCTCATGGTGGTTACGGTTTGGGTACTGAACGTATCTTAGCATGGTTATGTGACAGATTCACCGTCAGAGATTGTTCCCTATATCCACGTTTCTCTGGTAGATGTAAGCCATAA
- a CDS encoding proline--tRNA ligase (highly similar to uniprot|P38708 Saccharomyces cerevisiae YHR020W Protein required for cell viability), which produces MSLEETFSKLQINASDDAVVVKSLVFKPKTPKSQTPVPIVVVALHSTTTPSGLIASVTSTKDPRLARDELFQSQFKIQSGKEFHLGHLAQAEGAFKLLLDQQLVALADDTVLQLNDEKFVKKSDLIGKYLNSFEPLEVDFSQVVEVAKKEASAPAPAKSAASLEDAKLIGVTVDKALDFSGWYQQILTKGEMLDYYDVSGCYILRPASYAIWEQIQRWFDDRIKGLGVQNAYFPMFVSSRVLEKEKDHIEGFAPEVAWVTRAGTSELDEPIAIRPTSETVMYPYYAKWIQSYRDLPIKLNQWNSVVRWEFKHPQPFLRTREFLWQEGHTAHLTKEAAEEEVMQILDFYAGVYEELLAVPVVKGRKTEKEKFAGGDFTTTCEGYIPQTGRGIQGATSHHLGQNFSKMFNISVENPLGSEHPKIFAYQNSWGLSTRVIGVMVMIHSDNKGLVIPPRVSQFQSVVLPVGITTKTSDEQRAKIHENARAIESRLKKAGIRAFGDYNDNYTPGWKFSQYELKGIPLRIELGPKDLEKEQVTCVRRNDGKKIVVSLNDLEKRIPEILEELQQDLFNKAKELFDTHRVIVDEWKDFVPALNKKNVILSPWCGVEECEEDIKDASAKKDDGEEIEVDDKSPSMGAKSLCIPFNQPTLKPGQKCVKCTRLAKTYCMFGRSY; this is translated from the coding sequence ATGTCCTTAGAAGAAACCTTTAGCAAGTTACAGATTAATGCATCTGACGATGCAGTTGTCGTGAAGTCTTTGGTCTTCAAGCCAAAGACACCTAAATCTCAGACACCTGTTCCGATCGTTGTTGTTGCTTTGCACAGTACCACTACTCCATCTGGGTTGATTGCCAGTGTTACTTCTACGAAGGACCCAAGATTAGCTCGTGATGAATTATTCCAAAGTCAATTTAAGATCCAGTCTGGTAAGGAGTTCCATTTAGGTCATTTGGCTCAGGCTGAGGGTGCCTTCAAGTTGTTGTTGGATCAACAATTGGTTGCATTGGCCGATGATACCGTCTTGCAATTGAACGATGAAAAATTCGTTAAGAAATCTGATTTGATCGGTAAGTATTTGAACTCATTTGAACCATTGGAAGTTGATTTCTCTCAGGTCGTTGAAGTTGCTAAGAAGGAGGCTTCAGCTCCAGCTCCAGCCAAGTCTGCTGcttctttggaagatgCTAAATTGATCGGTGTTACCGTTGATAAGGCTTTAGATTTCTCCGGTTGGTACCAGCAGATTTTGACCAAAGGTGAAATGTTGGATTACTACGACGTCTCTGGTTGTTACATCCTAAGACCAGCTTCTTACGCTATCTGGgaacaaattcaaagatggtTTGATGATAGAATTAAGGGTTTAGGTGTACAAAACGCTTATTTCCCAATGTTCGTTTCATCTCGTGTCTtggaaaaggaaaaagatCATATTGAAGGTTTCGCTCCTGAAGTTGCTTGGGTCACTAGAGCCGGTACCTCTGAGTTGGATGAACCAATTGCTATTAGACCTACATCTGAAACCGTCATGTACCCATACTATGCCAAATGGATTCAATCCTACAGAGACTTACCAATCAAGTTAAACCAATGGAATTCTGTCGTTAGATGGGAATTCAAGCATCCTCAACCATTTTTGAGAACAAGAGAATTCTTGTGGCAAGAAGGTCACACAGCTCACTTGACCAAAGAGgctgctgaagaagaagttatGCAAATCTTGGACTTCTATGCCGGTGTTTACGAAGAACTATTGGCTGTTCCAGTGGTTAAGGGTAGAAAGAccgaaaaggaaaagttCGCTGGTGGTGATTTCACTACCACTTGTGAAGGTTACATTCCTCAAACTGGTCGTGGTATTCAAGGTGCTACTTCTCACCATCTTGGTCAAAACTTCTCTAAAATGTTTAACATTAGTGTTGAAAACCCATTGGGCTCAGAACATCCAAAAATTTTCGCATATCAAAACTCTTGGGGTCTATCCACAAGAGTTATCGGTGTCATGGTCATGATCCACTCTGATAACAAGGGTTTGGTGATCCCACCAAGAGTTTCTCAATTCCAATCTGTGGTCCTTCCTGTCGGTATCACTACTAAGACCTCTGATGAACAAAGAGCAAAGATCCATGAAAATGCCAGAGCCATCGAATCTAGATTGAAGAAGGCTGGTATCAGAGCCTTTGGTGATTACAACGATAACTACACTCCAGGTTGGAAGTTCTCTCAATACGAATTGAAGGGTATTCCATTACGTATTGAGCTTGGTCCAAAGGATTTGGAAAAGGAACAAGTTACTTGTGTTAGGAGAAACGATGGTAAGAAGATTGTTGTTTCTCTTAACGATTTGGAAAAGAGAATCCCAGAAATCttagaagaattacaacaagatttgttcaacaagGCTAAGGAATTATTCGACACTCATAGAGtcattgttgatgaatgGAAGGATTTCGTTCCAGctttgaacaagaagaacgtTATCTTGTCCCCATGGTGTGGTGTCGAAGAAtgtgaagaagatattaaAGATGCTTCTGCTAAGAAGGATGACGGTGAAGAGATTGAAGTCGATGATAAGTCCCCATCTATGGGTGCTAAATCCTTATGTATTCCATTCAACCAACCAACTCTAAAACCTGGTCAAAAGTGTGTCAAATGTACTCGTCTTGCTAAAACTTACTGTATGTTCGGACGTTCCTACTAG
- the YSC83 gene encoding Ysc83p (similar to uniprot|Q757L8 Ashbya gossypii AEL018C AEL018Cp and similar to uniprot|P32792 Saccharomyces cerevisiae YHR017W) — protein MSDQVLDYCFGAYKHTVDAVCNSGKNTVDLAKGLVKKTKSLYDKSLKGLSDEELANLYEDPAIHSESTSNMFSKMGNRVWAHRGLLLVGVGLTSAGLLLYSSTHYLMNALPTHLTDDNQVLLVLGDIRDPVVRNQVNELYRRRFIVFVCKRKLKYGTGEPEDDFTIDDLTSDDGGIFYIDADSSGLASFIQYMNDHSEKQLRSILFMPNLSYYPSGNTLSSKLVTNEVQENILNYYGVLEKLIPHFAGNAFKKLQLIFFNPSLSKNLQLKHHSVEHLVSGLISTFYETMKIEYSHQCDVYMCHIGILGIGGNASTFKYLSVKGSNISKSLCEPIYQLILSRDYMWLRLKRWLSGSILYCGKGSALTSWLGYLCPLWLLDLF, from the coding sequence ATGTCAGATCAGGTTTTGGATTACTGTTTTGGTGCCTATAAACACACTGTTGACGCTGTCTGTAATTCAGGCAAGAATACCGTTGATCTAGCCAAGGGACTTGTTAAAAAGACTAAATCATTATATGACAAGTCGTTGAAAGGTCTTTCAGATGAGGAATTGGCCAACTTATACGAAGATCCTGCTATACACTCAGAGTCCACATCGAACATGTTCTCTAAGATGGGGAACAGAGTGTGGGCTCATCGGGGTTTACTCCTAGTAGGGGTAGGTTTGACATCTGCGGGATTGTTATTGTATTCGTCTACGCATTACTTGATGAATGCTCTGCCAACTCATTTGACGGATGACAATCAAGTACTACTTGTTCTAGGTGATATTAGAGACCCTGTGGTCAGAAACCAGGTTAATGAGTTGTACAGAAGAAGGTTTATCGTTTTCGTTTGTAAACggaaattgaaatatggTACTGGCGAaccagaagatgatttcaCCATCGATGACCTGACTTCTGATGATGGTGGGATTTTCTACATCGACGCTGATAGCTCTGGGTTGGCTAGCTTTATCCAATACATGAACGATCATTCAGAGAAACAATTAAGATCGATCTTGTTCATGCCAAATCTTTCGTATTACCCCTCAGGTAATACTCTTTCCTCGAAACTAGTCACCAATGAAGTGCAGgagaatattttgaactATTACGGCGTCCTTGAGAAACTAATACCCCATTTTGCTGGGAATGCCTTTAAGAAATTGCAATTAATCTTCTTTAACCCATCCCTTTCTAAGAATTTACAACTCAAGCACCATTCCGTAGAACATTTAGTATCGGGACTCATCTCTACGTTCTATGAGACCATGAAAATTGAATACTCTCACCAGTGTGACGTTTACATGTGCCATATTGGGATCCTCGGAATCGGAGGTAACGCTAGCACTTTCAAGTATTTATCCGTGAAAGGTTCAAACATATCGAAATCGTTATGCGAGCCCATTTATCAGTTGATTTTGTCAAGAGACTACATGTGGCTACGCTTGAAAAGATGGCTAAGCGGTAGTATCTTATACTGTGGTAAAGGTAGTGCTTTGACAAGTTGGCTAGGGTATCTATGTCCACTATGGTTACTTGATTTGTTCTAA
- the YSC84 gene encoding Ysc84p (similar to Saccharomyces cerevisiae YFR024C-A LSB3 or to YHR016C uniprot|P32793 Saccharomyces cerevisiae YHR016C YSC84), which translates to MGINNPIPRSLKSETKKAAKVLASFVKPNQVLSANDVIPPEVLKSAKGLAIITVLKAGFLFSGRAGSGVIVARLPDGGWSAPSAIAMAGAGAGGMVGLELTDFVFILNTADAVKSFSQFGSITLGGNVSVAAGPLGRNAEAAASASTSGVAAIFAYSKTKGLFAGVSLEGSVIIERREANRKFYGNNCTAKMILSGRVRPPPSVDPLFRVLESRAFNYRSPRGDNYDDDDDYDEDEDGEYYNDIPSSFDSDDLDSQRPNTRSTRRRANSYRSTTSDDSDDYLDEDEERYSSSRYSRRQGPSSNSRWEDEVYDLNDRFERTNLNTRNARGGPSRPKSEKPDFGSSSFSRGSPRGNSSANSPARNSGAPKAVALYTFKGEESGDLPFRKGDVISIIKKSESQDDWWTGRVNGKEGIFPANYVELV; encoded by the exons ATGGGTATCAACAATCCTATTCCTAGATCTCTTAAATCTGAGACGAA AAAAGCAGCCAAGGTTCTTGCATCCTTCGTTAAACCCAATCAGGTTCTTTCGGCAAACGATGTTATTCCTCCagaagttttgaaaagtgCAAAGGGTCTAGCAATTATCACCGTTTTGAAAGCTGGGTTCCTTTTCAGTGGTAGAGCAGGATCCGGTGTTATCGTGGCTAGATTGCCTGATGGTGGCTGGTCTGCTCCTTCTGCCATCGCAATGGCTGGTGCTGGTGCTGGTGGTATGGTAGGGCTTGAATTGACCgattttgttttcatcttgaacACTGCGGATGCAGTTAAATCTTTTTCACAGTTCGGTTCTATCACTTTGGGTGGTAACGTCTCTGTTGCGGCTGGTCCATTGGGTAGAAACGCAGAAGCTGCAGCTTCTGCATCCACTAGCGGTGTTGCTGCCATCTTCGCTTATTCTAAGACTAAAGGTTTATTTGCCGGTGTCTCGTTAGAAGGTTCGGTgatcattgaaagaagagaggCAAACAGAAAGTTCTACGGTAACAATTGTACCGCAAAGATGATTCTATCTGGCCGTGTCAGACCTCCTCCATCGGTAGACCCTCTATTCCGTGTTCTAGAGTCCCGTGCCTTCAACTATAGATCTCCAAGAGGTGACAACtacgatgatgatgacgacTACGACGAAGACGAAGACGGAGAGTACTATAACGATATCCCATCTAGCTTCGATTCAGATGATTTGGATTCTCAAAGACCTAACACTAGATCCACTAGAAGAAGGGCTAATTCATACAGATCTACAACTAGCGATGACTCGGATGATTACctggatgaagatgaagaacgCTACTCATCATCTCGTTATTCTAGGAGACAAGGACCCTCTTCTAACTCTCGTTGGGAAGATGAAGTTTATGACTTAAATGATAGATTCGAAAGAACAAACCTCAATACAAGGAACGCTAGAGGTGGTCCTTCAAGACCAAAATCGGAAAAACCAGACTTTGGATCCAGTTCGTTCTCCCGTGGTAGCCCAAGAGGTAACTCTTCTGCTAACTCTCCAGCTAGAAATTCCGGTGCACCAAAGGCTGTAGCTCTTTACACTTTCAAAGGTGAAGAAAGCGGAGACTTGCCGTTCAGAAAGGGCGACGTTATCTCAATTATCAAGAAATCTGAATCGCAAGACGACTGGTGGACAGGAAGAGTCAATGGTAAAGAAGGTATTTTCCCAGCCAATTATGTTGAATTGGTGTAA